The genomic region CATAAAATAGAAAAGCACCGTCAAAACCAGCATCAATGGAATAAACCAATTGCCTAACTTTTCATATTCCAAATGCGTCACACCATAGCTTCGGTAGTAGCCCAAAATACAAATGTCATTTGCACGGTAGAAGAAACCTACGTTTTCCGGATCAAACAGTTTGGCACCGATCAGGAATAAAAAACCGAACAAAAGCAGGTATAAAACCGCAAAAATGATATAGGAAATTCCGTTTCCAATGTTTAGTACCAGGGCTTTGATCACCTGAATCGGATTAAACGTACGGGTCGCCTCATCCAGTTTTTTCTCGGCTACCAATGGTTTTAAAAAGACTTCCGGTTGTCCTAGTTTTTCCAGAATATCCAGTAAATGGGCTACCTCTTCTTTTCCGGAATCCGGATTCGACATCAGACTTTCGTAAATATGACTGTTGATTTCCAGTAAAATCTCCTGTTGATTGGCTGCATTCAGTGTTTTAATCGCCTGTTGAATCCGTGTGATATAATCCAGGTAAATTCGTTTCGAATTCGGTTCCCGGAAAGCTATTTCTTTAAATTTCATATTGCATTTATCGTTGTATTGAGACTGTCCCAATAGGTTTTCATTTCGTTTACAGTATGTAATCCCAAAGTACTAATGGTGTAATATTTCCTTGGAATACCCGATTCCTGTTCCACCCATTTTGAGGCTACCAGTTCTTCTTTTTTTAATCGGTTCATCAACGGGTATAGCGTCCCTTCCGCGATGTCGATTTGCGTTCGTTTTTTAATCTCATTGATTAAATCATACCCGTAGTATTCTTTTCCATCTTTTAGAATACTAAGCACCAAAAATGACAATGTGCCTTTTTTGAGTTGCGAGATCCATTTGGTTGTAAAATCTTCGTTCATGGGACAAATATAAAAACAAAATACATAGTATTA from Flavobacterium sp. WV_118_3 harbors:
- a CDS encoding PadR family transcriptional regulator produces the protein MNEDFTTKWISQLKKGTLSFLVLSILKDGKEYYGYDLINEIKKRTQIDIAEGTLYPLMNRLKKEELVASKWVEQESGIPRKYYTISTLGLHTVNEMKTYWDSLNTTINAI